In Nostoc piscinale CENA21, the genomic stretch GGTGCAGCCACGACGAATTTCAATTGTGAGGCGATCGTGTACTGTTTGGACATAGGGAACTAAGCCAATAGAATAGGCGGGTATGGGTGTGGCAACTCTTCTGATAATCCTTTTTGGCACATCAGAGCGGTTGGGATGGACTAAGCCATCTGCTGCCATATCATAAAACTGGGGAACATAGACCCCTGGTATTTGTGCCAAGTCGAGTAATAAATCGCGACGACTCAATTTGGCTTGTTTGCCTTCTTCCAACACCATACCGATTTCGGGTAAGAGTTCTTCGCCATCACCTAAAGCGAAGAAGTCAAAAAAGTCGGTGTAGGGTTCAGGGTTTGAGGTTGCTGTTTGTCCACCAGCAAAAATTAGTGGATGATAATTCCCGGTGGCTCGCTCTTGCCATGTGAGGGGAATTCCTGCTAAATCCAACATTTCTAAGATGTTGGTTGCACCTAATTCGTAACTAAGACTAAAACCTAAGATGTCAAATTCTGGTAGCGATCGCTTTGACTCTACAGCAAACAAGGGGGTGTTTGTTTCCCGGAGTTTTGCTGCCAAGTCTGTACCAGGAAGGTAAGCGCGATCGCATAGTTGGCGCGGTTGGGCATTCAAAATGTTATATAGAATGATATGCCCCAAGTTGGACGAACCAACTTCATACACTTCTGGGTAGGTCAATACCCACCTGACAACTGCCGTTTCCCAAGGCTTATGTACTGCTAGGCGTTCGTTACCGAGGTAACGCGCGGGTTTTAAAATATCCGATGTAATTAACTTTTCAACTGCAACAGCCACTGTGCTATCTTCTAGCTACTTTTATGATTTACAGATAATCACCTCCAACATTAGCACTGATTTGGTCGTAGCATAGTTTTATCTTTGTAACTGAAAACATCCTTTACAAACCTTTGCCACAAAGATTGCTTGTATGCTATGTTTAAGGGCTAACTGATACCGACTCAGCATTATCTCCAAACTCAAACACTTCATCAAGTTGAGTTAATTCAAAGATAATTTTCAGGGCTGGAGACACAGAACATAACCTTAAGCCCCGTTCCAAGTTTTGCGCCAGTTTCAACGCAGACACCAAAGCCATTAATCCTGCACTATCTAGTGACTCTACTGCTGCCAAATCCACAAGTAAGATTGCGACATCATTAGCTGTTAATGCTGTGGTTAAATCTCGTTCAAATTCCAATGCGTTGGCGGCATTGAGTTTGCCCTGTGGACGAATCACTGCAATTTTTGGGCATTCCAGCACTGCTTGCATATTGACATCCTAAATTAGAGTTATTAAATCTTTAACCTGAGATTTATTTGAACATAATCTCTTTTTTTTAAACATCGACCATACGTCTTACATCTCTTTGCTGAATCTTTATCACTGAAGGGTATATCTTTAAAGATTGTCATAAATACAGGGTAAAATGTGTTCATATATACTTTTTTTTTAATATTGCTTCTCAAACAATCAACATAGACAGCCACAAAATAAATTGCTCAACCGTAACTTTGCTGGGAAAGCTTAATCTAACGATACTTCAGACAGTTAATCTGGAGAAAAAATGAGATGAAATCCGCTCATTAGCAAAACCATAAGAGAAAGATAGAGGCAAATTTATGAGCATAATAAATGTGATCTAAATCACAAATTTTATATATCTGGATCACAATTTATACTTAACTACATCCCGGATAATTTAGTATTACCTAAAATGGGTTAATAGATATGAGAACGAGTAAGTATGCTATTCGCCAACTGGTAGAAAAGGCTCTTGATATTAAAAAATTAACTCCAGAGATAGAAAATGAAATCAACTCCGAATTAACTCAAAATGGTTATATCTCGGATGTAGACTACGAAGCTTTGGAATTATTAATGGCAGAAATGGATGCTGGTAGAGTCAAGCTAGTTCCTAGCTGGGGATATTAATTTTTGTCATTATTTATTTGTGATGGCAGTTAGTAACGATATGAGGTGCAAGTTCTCTAATCTCTAGCCTCTGAAATTTTCTGTGAGATTTACTGTTTAGTTACCTGGTGTGGCGTAAACTGTGCTAGTCAGCATTAATGTTTGCATTAATATTAAGTCGCCATGCACTTCGCTAAACGCCTAGAAAAAATTCCTCCCTACCTCTTTGCTGAAATTAACCGTAAACGAGACAAACTCGTTGCCGAGGGAGTAGACATCATTAATATGGCAATAGGCGACCCTGATAAACCGACTCCAGCACATATTCTCCAGGTAATGCACGCAGCAATTGATAATAGTGCCACCCATAACTATCCGCCCTACGAAGGAACACAAGAATTTCGGCAAGCGGCTGCTAAATGGATGGAACGTCGGTTTGGGGTAACTGGGTTAAACCCAGATACAGAAGTTGTAGCCTCTATTGGTTCTAAAGAAGCAATCCATAATACTTTTTTAGCTTTTGTGGAGGCGGGGGACTATACGCTCATCCCCGATCCTGGGTATCCGGTGTATCGCACTTCCACAATTTTTGCTGATGGTGAACCGTTCACTATGCCACTGAAGGCAGAAAATAAGTTTTTACCAGATTTAAACGCAATTCCCGAAGAAATCGCCCAAAAAGCCAAGCTGTTGTGGATTAATTACCCCAATAACCCGACTGGGGGAGTTGCAACACTGGAGTTTTTTGCAGAATTGGTAGATTTTTGTAAGCAGTACAAAATCTTGCTGTGTCATGACAATGCTTACTCAGAAATGGCTTATGACGGCTATAAACCGCCGAGTGTGTTGCAAGTACCAGGGGCAAAAGATATTGCCATTGAGTTTCACAGTTTGTCGAAGTCTTACAATATGACAGGCTGGCGAGTTGGTTTTGTCGTGGGGAATGCGCTGGGTATTCAAGGTTTAAGGCAAGTCAAAACCAACGTTGATTCAGGAGTATTTAAGGCAATTCAAACAGCTGCGATCGCAGCTTACAATACTTCAGAAACCGAACTGCAAACTTTGATGTCTGTTTATCAAAATCGCCGCGACACCATTGTTAAAGGATTGCAATCTTTAGGTTGGCCGATTCAGCCGCCAAAAGCCACCCTTTACGTATGGGTTCCTGTTCCGGCTGGCTATACTTCTGCGGAATTTGTAAATTTGTTGCTTGACAAATGCGGCATTATGGTAGCTCCTGGTAGCGGTTATGGTGCATCTGGTGAAGGCTTCTTCCGTATTGCTTTGACCATCCCTGAAGAAAGAATGCAAGAAGCTATTGAGCGAATGAAAGATGCTGGTATTTGCTACTAAAAAAATATGAAGTATGAAGTATAAAATTTTAGCGTTGGTGAATAATAGGGTTAAATTAAAACTAACTCATTACAAACTCTGCGCCTCCGCGCCTCTGCGTGAGGGAACACCCGAAATCATGCAACTTTGAAGTCTAAAATTTCATACTTCAGACTTTCGACCTTCCCACATCTGCTGAATAAATTGATGGAGTTGTTGTTTAGCCGCCAATTCCGGTTCCTCTGTTGGTTCTTTGACTAAAATCTGACTCAACAGGGTAATAACTTCTGTATCTAAAGCAGGGCGAAATAATTGAATAGGCCAAAGCAAATCAGATGCGTCTCGCAAGTCAGTAATTTGTAGGGGTTCTTGAGTATGGTTAGCCAGCAGTAAAGGACGCACCCAACACAACTGACGGGACACAACCACTTCAATAACTTCCGCGTACAAATTTTTGTCACCATGCTCTAAAGACAAAATTTGTCCTGGTTGAAAATCTGGGCGTGTATCCATAATGATTTAGCTAAGGCAGTAGCAATGATGATTTTGCAGCTTTTCTCATTTTAATGTGGAGAATGGCTAGTCTTGAGAAGCAATCCTTGGGTAAGAGAGAGTTTAGAATTTAATGTTATAAAATAAGTGAATAACTGTTAAGCTGTTAAGCGATCGCCAATAGGCATTCCGTTGTAGTAAATCATCGAAACAAGAGCAAAGAAGCGTGTCAGTCGAAACCATTGAGAAGAGTTCCACATCCCGCAAGCTCGCCCCTCGGTATCGCGTTCTGCTCCATAACGACGACTACAACTCGATGGAGTACGTGGTGCAGGTATTATTAACAACAGTACCAAGTCTCACTCAGCCCCAAGCTGTGAGCATCATGATGGAAGCACATACAAACGGGTTAGCTTTAGTCATTACCTGCGCTTTAGAACATGCTGAATTTTACTGTGAAACATTGAAGACTCACGGTTTATCCAGCAGTATTGAACCTGATGAGTAGTTTGAGTAGCCTTGGCGACTGGAAGTCGCACGCCAGTGAGGGAGTCGTCAAAGCCGCCCAACGCACTGGCTCGGCTACACAGACAAAACCCATCTGCATGGGTTTAAAAACTCTAGATTTTTTATTAGTCCGCATAGACGGGCTTTGTTTGTATAGCCGCGATTTCTAATCGTCTGGCTTTGGGTTATTAAACTATTTAGTATGAAAAACAACCTTGCCCGTTTAGCTCAACGCCCTGCCCCCATTCGGCTGGGTTGTTTTATTTTAATGTTATTGGCGTTATGGTTGCCTTTTGCTGCCCCAATTTACTTACTAGTTCAGGATGCTAATTTAGTAAGTATTTTGACAATGGTTTTACTATATATAGAATTTATTGTTCTGTTGAAGCTATGGGGTAAATATGTCTACCAGCAACCTCAGATATTGCAGCATTATGGCTTAGATACTACATCACACAACAGGATAGATTTACTGCGTGGCTTGGCTATAGGTTTCACTAATATTTGGCTACTTTTTGGCATAGAAAGTCTTTTAGGTTGGTTGGTATGGCAACAGCCCAAAATTTTCTTATTAAAAATAGTTATCGAAGGTGTAATTGTCGGCTTGGCTGTTGGGTTTGCTGAAGAGTTATTATTTCGCGGCTGGTTGCTTGATGAATTAGAACGCGACTACAACCAGCGTGTAGCACTATGGACGGATGCTCTTATCTTTGCTACGTTGCACTTTATTAAACCATTAGAGGCAATTATCCAAACTCTGCCGCAGTTTCCGGCTTTAATAGTTTTGGGTTTAACGCAGGTATGGGCGAAGCGTTGGCGTAGAGGGCGTTTAGGTTTACCAATTGGTTTGCATGGTGGTTTGGTTGGAGGTTTCTACATTATTAATGTTGGTGGATTAATTAAATATACGGGTGTAGTGCCTGATTGGGTTACGGGAGTATATCACAATCCTTTAATGGGTGTGATGGGATTATTTTTGATGAG encodes the following:
- a CDS encoding CPBP family intramembrane glutamic endopeptidase, translated to MKNNLARLAQRPAPIRLGCFILMLLALWLPFAAPIYLLVQDANLVSILTMVLLYIEFIVLLKLWGKYVYQQPQILQHYGLDTTSHNRIDLLRGLAIGFTNIWLLFGIESLLGWLVWQQPKIFLLKIVIEGVIVGLAVGFAEELLFRGWLLDELERDYNQRVALWTDALIFATLHFIKPLEAIIQTLPQFPALIVLGLTQVWAKRWRRGRLGLPIGLHGGLVGGFYIINVGGLIKYTGVVPDWVTGVYHNPLMGVMGLFLMSILAVWMSRRGKRSHLW
- a CDS encoding STAS domain-containing protein, whose translation is MQAVLECPKIAVIRPQGKLNAANALEFERDLTTALTANDVAILLVDLAAVESLDSAGLMALVSALKLAQNLERGLRLCSVSPALKIIFELTQLDEVFEFGDNAESVSVSP
- the clpS gene encoding ATP-dependent Clp protease adapter ClpS — encoded protein: MSVETIEKSSTSRKLAPRYRVLLHNDDYNSMEYVVQVLLTTVPSLTQPQAVSIMMEAHTNGLALVITCALEHAEFYCETLKTHGLSSSIEPDE
- a CDS encoding pyridoxal phosphate-dependent aminotransferase, which codes for MHFAKRLEKIPPYLFAEINRKRDKLVAEGVDIINMAIGDPDKPTPAHILQVMHAAIDNSATHNYPPYEGTQEFRQAAAKWMERRFGVTGLNPDTEVVASIGSKEAIHNTFLAFVEAGDYTLIPDPGYPVYRTSTIFADGEPFTMPLKAENKFLPDLNAIPEEIAQKAKLLWINYPNNPTGGVATLEFFAELVDFCKQYKILLCHDNAYSEMAYDGYKPPSVLQVPGAKDIAIEFHSLSKSYNMTGWRVGFVVGNALGIQGLRQVKTNVDSGVFKAIQTAAIAAYNTSETELQTLMSVYQNRRDTIVKGLQSLGWPIQPPKATLYVWVPVPAGYTSAEFVNLLLDKCGIMVAPGSGYGASGEGFFRIALTIPEERMQEAIERMKDAGICY